In one Flexibacter flexilis DSM 6793 genomic region, the following are encoded:
- a CDS encoding S49 family peptidase: MNIFQALSILNQDIWLVHESYLTGVYPMVMDYLSKASTEKTPRKILEPECYYIVGDHATGFTAASKTASNVPKNSIAVIEVKGPITKDSTCFSVGTRELTQATYAAAENPNVGGIMFITDTGGGSVAGTETFARAINEVSQVKETLVLAEDMIASAGVWIGVSAHHLFAQNLTTQVGSIGTAILLTDVREKLKKDGITQHYITAPDSDVKNAEYYQALDGKPEALKQQLGAINTVFQDWVKSNRPNLKIDSKTKAPLNGAMYAATQAADIGLIDGVKTYTEAVQFLHQQILNQS, translated from the coding sequence ATGAATATTTTTCAGGCCTTATCCATTTTAAACCAAGACATCTGGTTAGTTCACGAAAGCTACCTAACAGGCGTTTACCCAATGGTAATGGACTATTTGAGCAAAGCCAGTACCGAGAAGACTCCGCGCAAAATCCTTGAGCCTGAATGTTACTATATCGTGGGGGATCATGCCACAGGCTTTACAGCCGCCAGTAAAACGGCCTCTAACGTTCCGAAAAATTCTATTGCGGTCATCGAAGTAAAAGGCCCGATTACCAAAGATTCTACCTGCTTCTCGGTAGGAACACGTGAGCTGACACAAGCCACTTATGCAGCCGCCGAAAACCCCAACGTGGGCGGGATTATGTTTATCACCGATACGGGAGGAGGCTCAGTTGCAGGCACAGAAACTTTTGCCCGCGCCATCAATGAAGTATCGCAAGTAAAAGAAACCTTGGTTTTGGCCGAAGATATGATAGCCTCGGCAGGCGTTTGGATTGGCGTTTCCGCCCATCACCTGTTTGCCCAAAACCTCACCACCCAAGTGGGCAGCATTGGCACGGCCATCTTGCTAACCGACGTGCGCGAAAAGCTCAAAAAAGACGGCATTACCCAGCATTACATCACGGCTCCAGACAGCGATGTGAAGAATGCCGAGTACTACCAAGCCCTTGACGGCAAGCCCGAAGCCCTGAAACAGCAACTTGGTGCTATTAACACGGTATTCCAAGATTGGGTCAAATCCAATCGCCCCAATTTGAAAATTGACAGCAAAACCAAAGCCCCGCTCAATGGCGCAATGTATGCCGCCACCCAAGCGGCTGACATTGGCCTGATTGACGGGGTAAAAACCTACACTGAAGCCGTCCAATTCCTTCATCAGCAAATTCTTAACCAATCATAA
- a CDS encoding phospholipase D-like domain-containing protein produces the protein MLFSLDKTTESPASQPTASAYLLGQLSDIQAIEGNSIKQLREVIGQLAQNTIITFATHGQWSSHELLKHILQQTGPASVAMTTWAVTEDPLRSIHNLIEQGQITAFDCVFDYRTEKRKPEAWQFAQAVATRLKQTHCHAKILVIQNAQWGVAVVSSANFTNNPRLEAGTIFTLPAVADFYKQVIENEINK, from the coding sequence ATGTTATTTTCTTTAGATAAAACCACCGAAAGCCCCGCCAGCCAGCCAACGGCCAGTGCCTATCTTCTCGGACAGTTGTCCGACATTCAGGCCATAGAAGGCAACAGTATCAAGCAATTGCGGGAAGTTATTGGGCAATTAGCGCAAAATACAATCATCACTTTTGCCACCCATGGCCAGTGGAGCAGCCACGAACTGCTCAAGCATATTTTACAGCAAACAGGCCCAGCGAGCGTGGCCATGACCACGTGGGCAGTCACGGAAGACCCGCTTAGAAGCATTCACAACCTCATTGAGCAGGGGCAAATTACGGCCTTTGATTGCGTGTTTGATTACCGCACCGAAAAGCGCAAACCCGAAGCATGGCAGTTCGCGCAGGCTGTGGCCACCCGCCTAAAACAGACCCATTGCCACGCCAAAATATTGGTGATACAAAATGCCCAGTGGGGCGTTGCGGTGGTTAGCTCCGCCAACTTTACCAACAATCCGCGTTTGGAGGCAGGGACTATTTTTACACTCCCAGCGGTAGCAGATTTTTACAAACAAGTCATTGAAAACGAGATAAATAAATGA